In the Diachasmimorpha longicaudata isolate KC_UGA_2023 chromosome 1, iyDiaLong2, whole genome shotgun sequence genome, one interval contains:
- the LOC135161523 gene encoding uncharacterized protein LOC135161523 isoform X2, whose product MDSVSLSGSRLASLLETQGWTSWSNYLLLSQSRSQYTFLNGLSDCHECQDEQYICYHLHTMTSTSNPTCEIELLSPHMTKIPASCTTKTIKATIETWHHIGRNQWIYILQKPTTFTIMCGENENHLEDVILEKSGLIQLEPKCRGYTDQIVSESTRDSTKNATYYIPHMNIIADDCCILQTHFSTIESITLKPIHLTNIDLKNLQIADKKLNEFDEIITKQMNEPFIVTHTRWYNVSLGIIAAFIIIFRCCKCFGQIDFFHRLRYPITNPRNRETKPPLISNFVNCIFDSSEPSSTSVNEIVTYRPRQDVPAVPHRVPEISDDDEVPPTIRFPTRQRPRRNTTPI is encoded by the exons ATGGACAGTGTGAGCTTGAGTGGGTCTAGGCTGGCTAGCTTGCTGGAAACTCAGGGTTGGACGAGTTGGAG CAATTACCTCCTATTGTCACAATCTCGATCCCAATACACTTTCCTTAACGGATTGTCTGATTGTCATGAGTGCCAAGATGAACAATACATCTGCTATCACCTGCACACGATGACTTCAACTAGCAATCCAACGTGTGAAATCGAGCTGCTATCTCCACATATGACAAAGATTCCAGCATCATGTACTACTAAAACCATCAAGGCAACCAtcgaaacctggcatcatatcgGGAGGAATCAATGGATTTATATCCTCCAGAAACCAACGACGTTTACGATTATGTGCGGAGAGAATGAAAATCACCTAGAAGATGTTATTCTCGAAAAAAGTGGATTAATCCAATTGGAACCCAAATGCCGAGGTTACACAGACCAGATCGTCAGTGAATCAACACGCGACAGTACGAAAAACGCGACCTATTATATTCCTCATATGAATATAATCGCTGACGACTGTTGTATCCTGCAGACTCATTTCAGTACCATTGAGTCAATTACGCTGAAGCCAATTCATCTAACCAACATCGACCTCAAGAACCTCCAGATAGCTGATAAAAAGCTCAACGAGTTCGACGAAATCATCACAAAACAGATGAACGAACCATTCATTGTCACCCATACTAGATGGTATAATGTCTCCCTTGGGATCATCGCAGcattcatcattatttttcgttgCTGCAAATGTTTTGgacaaattgatttttttcatcgtctccGTTATCCTATTACGAATCCGAGAAACCGTGAAACGAAACCTCCACTCATCAGTAATTTTGTCAATTGTATTTTTGACTCATCAGAACCATCATCTACATCAGTCAATGAAATAGTGACCTACCGACCAAGACAGGATGTACCTGCTGTCCCTCATCGAGTACCTGAAATTTCGGATGACGACGAAGTCCCACCAACTATTCGTTTTCCAACTCGCCAACGACCTCGTAGAAACACGACaccaatttaa
- the LOC135161553 gene encoding H/ACA ribonucleoprotein complex subunit 2-like protein, with translation MGEGKVCKVEGEETANIEGEKESYESKIQNCSPIAQPMAPKKLTKKIYKCIKKASKHKTYLRNGLKDVQKHLRKGEKGIIIFAGDVFPIEIMCHLPVVCEDKEIPYVYVPSKQDIGTAMGVKRGSLMVLIKEHEDYKEEFDAVKEAIKTLSSPL, from the exons ATGGGTGAAGGAAAGGTGTGTAAAGTCGAAGGTGAGGAGACGGCAAATATTGAGGGTGAAAAGGAGTCCTACGAGAGTAAAATTCAAAACTGCAGTCCCATTGCACAGCCCATGGCTCCGAAGAAACTaaccaaaaaaatatacaaatgtattaaaaaag CTTCCAAACACAAAACTTACCTCCGGAATGGTCTCAAAGACGTGCAAAAACACCTGCGTAAGGGAGAAAAAGG GATTATCATTTTCGCTGGGGACGTTTTTCCAATTGAAATAATGTGTCATTTACCAGTGGTCTGCGAGGACAAGGAAATTCCATACGTTTACGTTCCATCGAAACAAGACATCGGCACAGCGATGGGGGTGAAGCGAGGGAGCCTCATGGTACTCATAAAAGAACACGAAGATTACAAAGAGGAGTTCGATGCCGTCAAAGAAGCCATAAAGACCCTCTCTTCTCCACTCTGA
- the LOC135161546 gene encoding thyroid transcription factor 1-associated protein 26 homolog, with amino-acid sequence MKPDKNKDKLSRSNKNVTNRKETQTKKPFDKKTYRLKKYSNKYKVDQWEDRRKKAVLRGFYKELERDNKNAASKALLSPSNNSSEEKTAETPKKKRNAFHSAKLEFQRKQDAKKQQNAQRARVKAEREEALQKYKQKRMDNYKKLSKKTKKGQPVMKDRLEMLLEKIQQNT; translated from the exons ATGAAGCCTGATAAAAACAAGGACAAATTATCAAGATCTAATAAAAATGTGACTAATAGAAAAGAAACGCAAACCAAGAAACCCTTCGATAAAAAAACTTACAGATTGAAAAAGTACAGCAATAAGTACAAAG TGGATCAGTGGGAAGATCGGCGGAAGAAGGCTGTATTACGTGGATTTTACAAAGAGCTTGAGAGAGACAATAAGAACGCTGCATCAAAAGCGTTATTGAGTCCGTCGAACAATTCTTCAGAAGAAAAGACAGCGGA AACTCCCAAGAAGAAGCGAAATGCTTTCCATTCGGCAAAGCTTGAATTTCAGCGAAAGCAGGACGCGAAAAAACAGCAGAACGCTCAACGGGCCCGGGTGAAAGCCGAAAGAGAGGAAGCCCTTCAGAAATACAAACAAAAACGGAtggataattataaaaaattgtcaaagaaaacgaaaaaaggtCAACCAGTAATGAAAGACAGACTGGAAATGCttctggaaaaaattcaacaaaacacTTGA
- the LOC135161523 gene encoding uncharacterized protein LOC135161523 isoform X1, with product MLHDELKRYKNIHELIMDPNLENIHHFFKLLHLQIMSTKDNIIFALQIPLVDKMTFELYEIIPIPIQHNNSQFFSYIMPQSNYLLLSQSRSQYTFLNGLSDCHECQDEQYICYHLHTMTSTSNPTCEIELLSPHMTKIPASCTTKTIKATIETWHHIGRNQWIYILQKPTTFTIMCGENENHLEDVILEKSGLIQLEPKCRGYTDQIVSESTRDSTKNATYYIPHMNIIADDCCILQTHFSTIESITLKPIHLTNIDLKNLQIADKKLNEFDEIITKQMNEPFIVTHTRWYNVSLGIIAAFIIIFRCCKCFGQIDFFHRLRYPITNPRNRETKPPLISNFVNCIFDSSEPSSTSVNEIVTYRPRQDVPAVPHRVPEISDDDEVPPTIRFPTRQRPRRNTTPI from the coding sequence ATGTTACATGACGAGTTAAAAAGGTACAAGAATATCCATGAACTAATAATGGACccaaatttagaaaatatcCATCACTTTTTCAAGCTTTTACATTTACAAATTATGTCTACAAAAGACAATATCATTTTTGCATTACAAATTCCACTTGTGGACAAAATGACATTTGAACTCTATGAAATAATCCCAATTCCTATCCAACAtaataattcacaatttttctcctACATTATGCCTCAAAGCAATTACCTCCTATTGTCACAATCTCGATCCCAATACACTTTCCTTAACGGATTGTCTGATTGTCATGAGTGCCAAGATGAACAATACATCTGCTATCACCTGCACACGATGACTTCAACTAGCAATCCAACGTGTGAAATCGAGCTGCTATCTCCACATATGACAAAGATTCCAGCATCATGTACTACTAAAACCATCAAGGCAACCAtcgaaacctggcatcatatcgGGAGGAATCAATGGATTTATATCCTCCAGAAACCAACGACGTTTACGATTATGTGCGGAGAGAATGAAAATCACCTAGAAGATGTTATTCTCGAAAAAAGTGGATTAATCCAATTGGAACCCAAATGCCGAGGTTACACAGACCAGATCGTCAGTGAATCAACACGCGACAGTACGAAAAACGCGACCTATTATATTCCTCATATGAATATAATCGCTGACGACTGTTGTATCCTGCAGACTCATTTCAGTACCATTGAGTCAATTACGCTGAAGCCAATTCATCTAACCAACATCGACCTCAAGAACCTCCAGATAGCTGATAAAAAGCTCAACGAGTTCGACGAAATCATCACAAAACAGATGAACGAACCATTCATTGTCACCCATACTAGATGGTATAATGTCTCCCTTGGGATCATCGCAGcattcatcattatttttcgttgCTGCAAATGTTTTGgacaaattgatttttttcatcgtctccGTTATCCTATTACGAATCCGAGAAACCGTGAAACGAAACCTCCACTCATCAGTAATTTTGTCAATTGTATTTTTGACTCATCAGAACCATCATCTACATCAGTCAATGAAATAGTGACCTACCGACCAAGACAGGATGTACCTGCTGTCCCTCATCGAGTACCTGAAATTTCGGATGACGACGAAGTCCCACCAACTATTCGTTTTCCAACTCGCCAACGACCTCGTAGAAACACGACaccaatttaa